The following are encoded together in the Manduca sexta isolate Smith_Timp_Sample1 chromosome 22, JHU_Msex_v1.0, whole genome shotgun sequence genome:
- the LOC115448779 gene encoding fatty acyl-CoA reductase 1 produces the protein MIQKVDIIFHLAATTKFNEFLRTATLINVRGTREVLEMAKHCKRLKSFIYVSTAFCHATRSRIDSEILEQFYKSPISPEVLIRIVESMDDERLIDITEKLIDDWPNTYTFTKAVAEELVRTSAEDLPICIVRPPIGCTLRIFQKHSVISITCFIFASRQAFRTNITYL, from the exons ATGATTCAAAAG GTAGACATAATATTTCATCTGGCAGCGACCACGAAGTTTAACGAATTCTTGCGTACGGCCACGTTGATTAATGTCCGCGGTACCAGGGAAGTCTTGGAGATGGCCAAGCATTGCAAGCGACTCAAGTCCTTCATCTACGTGTCGACAGCGTTCTGTCACGCGACACGAAGCAGGATCGACTCTGAAATACTGGAGCAGTTCTATAAAAGCCCTATTAGTCCTGAAGTTTTAATAAGGATTGTAGAGAGTATGGATGATGAAAGACTGATTGATATCACAGAAAA ACTGATTGACGACTGGCCAAACACGTACACATTCACGAAAGCCGTGGCTGAAGAGTTGGTGCGTACCAGCGCCGAAGACCTTCCTATCTGCATTGTCAGACCGCCAATAGGTTGCACATTGagaatatttcaaaaacattctGTCATATCTATTACATGCTTTATATTCGCCTCTAGACAAGCGTTTCGAAcgaatattacatatttataa
- the LOC119190183 gene encoding fatty acyl-CoA reductase wat-like, whose protein sequence is MIKIAKTRWMLSALTVIGAHSEPSPGWIDKSCIYGPVGIVLEIMLGASHVILVAPVTVNIAPADFVTNALIVSALETKINYDNGDKDIKIYTLCSQDLFKPAQANKLLRSESGKVLQTPKCIWYSCAYEVSNKHIFWLLTWLLHYIPAYIVDALYFLLGLKDQQEYHRKIPLYLEYLYKKIYNSSLILSCFSLNEWRWRDDNTVEMFRKMSATDKALFNFDLRSLNITNLTFISTLGVRKHIIKDGLKNTATGVREAILVQNCQFHYSANLLLSHNMYYSLGI, encoded by the exons atgataaaaattgcaaaaacacGCTGGATGCTGTCTGCTTTGACAG TTATTGGTGCACATTCTGAACCTTCACCCGGTTGGATTGACAAGAGCTGTATCTACGGCCCTGTTGGT ATTGTACTAGAAATAATGCTTGGAGCAAGCCACGTTATCTTAGTTGCACCTGTAACAGTGAACATTGCACCGGCAGATTTCGTCACCAACGCTCTTATAGTATCTGCATTAGAGACAAAGATAAATTACGATAATGGAgacaaagacattaaaatatacacaCTCTGTAGCCAGGACTTGTTCAAACCTG CTCAAGCGAATAAATTATTACGCAGTGAAAGTGGCAAGGTTCTTCAAACTCCTAAATGTATCTGGTATTCGTGCGCCTATGAGGTTAGCAACAAACATATCTTCTGGCTGTTGACTTGGTTATTACACTACATACCGGCCTACATTGTGGATGCTTTGTACTTTTTGTTGGGGTTAAAAGACCAACAGGAATACCATCGTAAGATTCCGCTTTATTTAGAATAT ctatataaaaaaatatacaattcatCGCTAATATTGTCGTGTTTTTCCTTAAACGAATGGCGCTGGAGAGACGATAACACAGTTGAAATGTTCAGAAAAATGTCTGCAACGGATAAAGCATTGTTCAACTTTGATTTGAGATCATTGAATATCACTAATTTAACGTTCATAAGCACCCTCGGCGTACGCAAACACATCATCAAGGACGGGCTGAAGAACACCGCCACCGGAGTAAGGGAAGCAATTCTGGTTCAAAATTGCCAGTTTCATTATTCTGCCAATTTACTCCTATctcataatatgtattattctttgggtatataa
- the LOC119190182 gene encoding fatty acyl-CoA reductase 1-like, with protein MDPAEVFMEEAKARQTPILEAAARGDCEIQQFFSGTTALITGGTGFLGKLLIEKLIRSCDVKKIYVISRPKKGTSSKERITGLRKDSVFDTLRAINPDFGNKIETIEGDVAELRLGLSVQSWVTIAEEVDVIFHMAATTRFEERDFT; from the exons ATGGATCCCGCAGAAGTTTTCATGGAAGAAGCGAAAGCGCGTCAGACGCCGATCCTGGAAGCGGCAGCTCGCGGTGACTGTGAGATACAGCAATTCTTCAGCGGCACGACGGCCCTCATCACTGGAGGTACCGGCTTTCTCGGGAAACTGCTCATTGAGAAACTGATCAG ATCTtgtgatgtaaaaaaaatttacgttATATCAAGACCGAAAAAGGGAACGTCAAGTAAAGAAAGAATCACTGGTTTACGAAAAGATTCa gtATTTGATACCCTGCGCGCAATAAATCCAGATTTTGggaataaaatagaaacaatcGAAGGAGATGTGGCCGAATTGCGACTCGGCCTTAGCGTCCAAAGTTGGGTCACCATAGCCGAAGAG GTTGATGTTATATTCCACATGGCAGCTACCACTAGATTCGAAGAAAGAGACTTTACATAA